From Lucilia cuprina isolate Lc7/37 chromosome 4, ASM2204524v1, whole genome shotgun sequence:
aaggtctagtattccttcaacgttgtgtgtaatcgattaataatttgattgttttaataaccttcttaattgatttttaaataattcactatcaaacagtttaatttatttgattaataaattaataaaaaaatcaattttatatttattaaatatttaatttgtacaattaatgaattaatcaatgttaaaattattgacagtaattgttctgattaatttgttatttggaaagaatatatatatttttattttttataaattggtaATTGATATTATCATTTTGGTTAAGGGTGCAAAatttgcttgatacaattattttgataattaaaagtcattttcagtttttttctgtgtatgtatCAGTAATTGActagtataaatatatatactaatCTTTTTAACAAATCTATTCTTTTGTCAATTCACTAGTCTTAGGAATAGAATATTAGTTCTTGATAAGTCAATTAACTATACTGTGGATTAGTTGACCTGTTTATTGGCTAGTCTATCGTAGTAGAAGTAGTCTTTGGGATGTCTAGACATTCTTTTGACTAGTATATTGAATGGTATAAGGAATACAGTATTGAATCAGTCTATTGACCAGCTTATTACTGTCGACTATTTTCATATCTATTGACTATTTTGTGAACTATTCGGTTGAAAAGATTTCTCTTAAGTTTAGTCTATTAGACAAGTTTATTGAGAAGTCTATAGATTAACTTAGAGACTATtgtgtgaatttatttaaaggttcgactgtggactagtctatagacttgtagattattttttattaaaatatcgatTTAATGGGACGAGAGTATTTTTACTTAGAACTTTATTTCAAAACTATTCtatttaaaagattatttaacaaaaatctgaTTTTAACATGTTTCGAAATTTGGTCGAGTCTCATAAAATATAACAGCGAGATTGTAGGATCTAATAAACGAATCTTTTATTTACTATTGAGCATTTCTCATTTGGGCTCTATTGTGTTTTCATTACACAGATGTACTGATGGACGGTTATATCTAAATTGTTTGTGAATCTTATAGGGATCCAGAGAAGGTATAATTTGTtgatctatgatcaatattacgTTGTATTACACTGTTAATGACAAATCTAAATACCCAtatttataccttacaccactttagtggggagggtatattgagtttgtgatgatgtttgtaacgctctgaaagtataccaatcggctcagaatcattttctgagtcaatttagcaaTGTCCCTCCGTAAGTCTGTCCGttcatgtaaaaattttaattaaactacaagtcgcaatttcgaagatatttcaatataatttggtacatgatcttctatccagggacgaagcctactgaaaatggttaagatccattatttcacctagaccctatacaactgaaccccccaaaaGCTGCAAAACGAAGTTCCATACTAGCATTGCTGACCCTcaagaactttataattatagggcctcatcctagcccctataaaaatcccccttcaaaatttcacttaaatgtcaacaattttattcaataaaataaatggcttaaataagtatatctgaggcaaggtacaatttagggttctatagttgaaacgaaaagtcgacttttcgactttttgcatttagttaaaagtcgacttttcaactttttgtattttatgaaaagtcgatttttgactattttcgactttccgacttttttcgactattttcgaccatttttgactttttccgattttctttcgatttttaaatattttcgactgattatttttgtcttttttttttagactattttagactttttccgacttttcgacaattttcgattttttgactgtttttgactttttcccgacttttcgtcttttttttttgatttttcgactttttctgactattttcgattttttgactatttttgaatttttcccacttttcgactattttcgactttttctgacttttttcgactttttctgacttttttcgatttttcgactttccgactttcaTTTCCaaagtcgaattttcgactttttaaagttagttaaaagtcgacttttagacttttagtattttgtaaatgtcgactttttcgactattttcgactaattttgactattttcgactttccgacttttttcgactatttttgactttttccgactttttgactattgaccttttccgatttttttcgatcTTCAAatattttcgactgtttgactatttttgtctttttttcgacttttcgacttttcgactattttagactattttcgactttttccgacttttcgtcttttttcgactttttctggctattttcgattttttgactatttttgactttttcgacttttagactattttcgacttatttcgcctttttttggacttttcgactattttcgactttttctgacttttcgacttttttcgatttttcgacttttagactttcattttaaaagtcgacatttcgacctttttcacagacgatagtcgagttatcgacctttttggaacaaaatagtccacttcgacttttcgaaaaaagtcgattgttcgattattcgaaagtcgatttatagaaccctagtacaatgcaacttaaatgctttattatgaaaactacatCACATTTTATTCTTGCAACAGGTGTATGGTTATATGTTCggcttcgcccgactataattttctacttgtttttgaTAGTACTTAGGTGAATCTTAAATACTGCTCTTATTGCGAATAATTACAATATCAAAAAGCTTTAGAGCTTTTTCTCTCTTACATTTGAAGGCATACAATTAGAaggtatattttgttttttaatattcaccTGATAAGAATTATCAAAGCTAATATAACATGAATTCTTGTAATAATcaaattattgcaatttaaaagctttattgaaAATTAGCTTAATATTGAGAGAAAGTTGTATAAAAACTTTAGCTAAAATAAAATTGGCGTTTAAAGGCAAAAAACAATTCAAAGTAAACGGTGGTATTGACAAAGCTAATCCCTTAAAATGAGTATTTACAATAAAGATGAACTAGTACCTCCCTCCTGGATAGAtcaagtattttttgaaaaagttctaaaacaatatgaaaataataatgatattagAGTAagtaatagaatttttattcaaatatttgtaaagtaATTGTTaacaattcattttattttagataACAAATATAGCCATAAGTCCGGCTAGTATGAAAGGAGATCATTATGCCAGTATTATGTTTAGATGTAAAGTAACATATTGCAGGGATAATTCGGGAAATGTTAAGGAAAAATCGttgattttaaaaactttacccATAGAAGATGGTCCGAAACGTGATATGTTAAAAgaatcaaatttatttgaaactgAAATTAATATGTATACTGAAGCTTTGCCAAAGATAGAGAAAATTTTAGCAGATTGTGGAGAGCCCACTAAATTGGCGGCAGAGTAAGTAGACAAGTAATATGAAgtgtttatgtttaatttcataagttatagaaatatttatgtgaatggCTGTGAGCTTTAAGCTTTacaattataaacttttaaattagaTTGAGGTAGATCAGTAAAAGTGTTGTTTATACATTTTGACATCTAACATCTTATTTAAATCTTCAAAGAtctatatatgtttatttttctacattttgaaAGCATAATAAGAACTTACTTTACACTGTTTCCATTTTATTCAGAATCATCTACTACTCTCTCAAACCGCATAAAGTAATCATTTTCGAAGATCTCTGCGAACATGGTTATGATGCATTACGTAATCGTTATCTAGAAGAAGATGAAATCAAAATGATTTATcgtaaaattgcaaaattgcaTGGAGTCAGCTATATGTTGGGTCGTACGGCGGAACATGAATGTGTAACTAAATACGAAGAAGGTATTTTTTGCAATTCCACTATAATGGCCATGGATATAATGTCGAGAGGCATAAAGAATTTCATAGATTTACTAAGACAACACAaagaatttgaaatatatttggaAAAGATCAATGAAATGGAACCGGAAATAAATCAAAACTGCAAAGATCTCTATAATGCCtacaaactaaagaaaaatccaaacgatatatttgttttaaatcatggtgattttcatatgaaaaatcttatgtttaaatttaatgacaaaaaacaAATCGAAGATGTTATCATGGTGGATTATCAGATTAGTTGTTATGCCCCTTCTAATATTGATTTGACTTATTCGCAATATATGTTACTGAGTCCGGAATTACGTTTAAGACGTAACGAAATTATGCATTATTATTTTGAGGAATTTTTAAGtgtcttaaagaaaattaaattccaGGGTACATTACCTCGTTATTCAGATTTTCAAATATCAAGTCTTAAATATAGACATTTTTGTAAGTATTGTATAATGATTAGCTTTGAAACATTatgtaatagaaaattttaacatttcagCGGTTTATTTGTTGGTTACAATTTTCCCTTATGTACGTGCCATATTGGTTCAATCTCCGGATCAGCTTAAAGATGTTGAAACCGCTCAGTTTGTTGAAAATCCAGAAATGGCTGCTACTGTCTATCAGGATCCGGAGTTTATAGATGAACTACGTCGTTTATTGCCGCGCTTGTTAATTGATGGTTATTTGGATTAAACAAaagttgtatttataaaatatggaaatagttgtttcaattaatatttataagatttttttggaGATCTTTTAGATCTAtcgaaataaaatctttaaataaattcttaaaattgtataaaaacaagGATTATCAGATATGAAACTattagataaatttttttttaacaaaatggcCTCTGGTGGCTTACTGTACtcgtctggtagaccggagacCGACAGCTTCTTCTTCCGACAGTATATCTTCTTCTACTTAAacaaactaagtaactaactaactacctaactaactaacttactaactaactaactaactaactaactaacttactaactaactaactacctaactaactaactaactaactaactaactaactaactaactaactaactaactaactaactaactaactaactaactaactaactaactaactaactaactaataactaactaactaactaactaaaactaactaactaactaactaactaactaaaactaactaactaactaactaaactaactaactaactaactaactaactaactaactaactaactaactaactcactaactaactaactaactaactaactaactaactaactaactaactaactacctaactaactaactaactaactaactaactataactaactaactaactaactaactaactaactaactaactaactaactaactaactaactaactaactaactaactaaataactaaataactaaataactaactaactaactaactaaataactaactaactaactaaataactaactaactaactaactataactaactaactaactaactaaactaactaactaactaactaactaactaatactaactaactaactaactaactaactaactaactaactaactaactaactaactaactaactaactaactaactaactatctatgtatctatctatctatctatctatctatctatctatctatctatctatctatctatctatctatctatctatctatctatcatctatctatctatctatctatctatctatctatctatctatctatctatctatctatctatctatctatctatctatctatctatctatctatctatctatctatctatctatctatctatctatctatctatctatctatctatctatctatctatctatctatctatctatctatctatatctatctatctatctatctatctatctatctatctatctatctatctatctatctatctatctatctatctatctatctatctatctatctatctatctatctatctatctatctatctatctatctatctatctatctatctatctatctatctatctatctatctatctatctatctatctatctatctatctatctatctatctatctatctatctatctatctatctatctatctatctatctatctatctatctatctatctatctatctatctatctatctatctatctatctatctatctatctatctatctatctatctatctatctatctatctatctatctatctatctatctatctatctatctatctatctatctatctatctatctatctatctatctatctatctatctatctatctatctatctatctatctatctatctatctatctatctatctatctatctatctatctatctatctatctatctatctatctatctatctatctatctatctatctattctatttctatctatctatctatctatctatctatctatctatctatctatctatctatctatctatctatctatctatctatctatctatctatctatctatctatctatctatctatctatctatctatctatctatctatctatctatctatctatctatctatctatctatctatctatctatctatctatctatctatctatctatctatctatctatctatctatctatctatctatctatctatctatctatctatctatctatctatctatctatctatctatctatctatctatctatctatctatctatctatctatctatctatctatctatctatctatctatctatctatctatctatctatctatctatctatctatctatctatctatctatctatctatctatctatctatctatctatctatctatctatctatctctatctatctctatctatctatctatctatctatctatctatctatctatctatctatctatctatctatctatctatctatctatctatctatctatctatctatctatctatctatctatctatctatctatctatctatctatctatctatctatctatctatctatctattatctatctatctatctatctatctatctctatctatctatctatctatctatctatctatctatctatctatctatctatctatctatctatctatctatctatctatctatctatctatctatctatctatctatctatctatctatctatctatctatctatctatctatctatctatctatctatctatctatctatctatctatctatctatctatctatctatctatctatctatctatctatctatctatctatctatctatctatctatctatctatctatctatctatctatctatctatctatctatctatctatctatctatctatctatctatctatctatctatctatctatctatctatctatctatctatctatctatctatctatctatctatctatctatctatctatctatctatctatctatatctatctatttctatctatctatctatctatctatctatctatctatctatctatctatctatctatctatctatctatctatctatctatctatctatctatctatctatctatctatctatctatctatctatctatctatctatcttctatatctatctatctatctatctatctatctatctatctatctatctatctatctatctatctatctatctatctatctatctatctatctatctatctatctatctatctatctatctatctatctatctatctatctatctatctatctatctatctatctatctatctatctatctatctatctatctatctatctatctatctatctatctatctatctatctatctatctatctatctatctatctatctatctatctatctatctatctatctatctatctatctatctatctatctatctatctatctatctatctatctatctatctatctatctatctatctatctatctatctatctatctatctatctatctatctatctatctatctatctatctatctatctatctatctatctatctatctatctatctatctatctatctatctatctatctatctatctatctatctatctatctatctatctatctatctatctatctatctatctatctatctatctatctatctatctatctatctatctatctatctatctatctatctatctatctatctatctatctatctatctatctatctatctatctatctatctatctatctatctatctatctatctatctatctatctatctatctatctatctatctatctatctatctatctatctatctatctatctatctatctatctatctatctatctatctatctatctatctatctatctatctatctatctatctatctatctatctatctatctatctatctatctatctatctatctatctatctatctatctatctatctatctatctatctatctatctatctatctatctatctatctatctatctatctatctatctatctatctatctatctatctatctatttctatctatctatctatctatctatctatctatctatctatctatctatctatctatctatctatctatctatcgaaaAATGTATGATGCAATTTCTcaatgcaattttaaaatttctcaatttCACTCTCTTTATTTTATGCTCAGTtagtaaatacaaaaaagctACATGATGAAGTTAAGATAAAGTTCCAAAACCTAGGAGCCTCGATAGAATTTTcacaacaaattaaacaatattctaATACCCTCCCATTCcattatgtattaaaatatgttgcgtcataaaatatttatcaaactaCTACGTATAATAGTATAATTATTGCATTTGCTTGTCACTACGCTAgagataaacatttttgaacaaCTAACTTGAGTATGTCTAGTATAAAAGctttagtttttagaaaaactatttattgtttataataatttacaattttcgcAAAAATTATTCAGTACTAACTAAACTATAGCAGAGAAAATACCAATATTTCCTAGTTGCTACGATGAGTATTTATAACGAAGACGAATTAGTGGCCCATCATGGATTAATCAAGAGTTTTTCGCAACTgttctaaaaaaatatgaaaataatgaaGATATTAATGTGAGTTAAAATCGATTGTTTTTACTTAGTACTTGTGTATACATATATCATTGATCGTATTTGATTagttattaaatattgtaaagtttataattaaaaaatatatttatatttactacgTTTCAGATAAATAACCTTGATATTAGCCCGGCTAGCAAGAAGGGCGATCATTATGCCAGTATTATGTTTAGATGTCAACTCAGCTATAGTATTGCTAATTGTTCAGAATCTAAACAAAGGTCATTGGTTTTAAAAACATTGCCCGATTCGGGTACAAAAGCAGATTTCTTGCAGCAATCAAAAGTATTTGAAACTGAGATCAGTATGTATACAGAGTCATTACcgaaaattgagaaaattttagCGGAATGTGGAGAACCCACAAAATTGGCGGCAGAGTAAGTACTCGTGTAGGAATATACTTACTAGTTCACAGATCAAACTAATTCCATGAAATGTTCTGTACGCTAATTCATAAATTATGTAAGAGATTAGTGGTAGACTAGTTTATGGGTAGGTCCCTAAACCAGTCAATGGAACAGTCAAGGGTATAGACAATAGTATTgtctacaaaatatttattactccAGTTTTAAGTCTACTAGTTTAGTCACAAAATTGCTGAATATATAAGAATAGAatgaaatagaatagaataatgtatagatagacagatagatagatggatagatagatagatagatagatagatagatagatagatagatagatagatagataggtagatagatagatagatagatagatagatagatagatagatagatagatagatagatagatagatagacagatagatagatagatagatagatagatagatagatagatagatagatagatagatagatagatagatagatagatagatagatagatagatagatagatagatagatagatagatagatagatagatagatagatagatagatgggtaggtagataggtagatagatatatagatagatagatagatagatagatagatagatagatagatagatagatagatagatagatagatagatagatagatagatagatagatagatagatagatagataggtaggtaggtaggtaggtaggtaggtagatagatagatagatagatagatagatagatagatagatagatagatagatagatagatagatagatagatagagagatagatagatagatagatagatagatagatagatgatagatagatagatatatagatagatagatatatagatagatagatagatagatagatagatagatagatagatagatagatagatagatagatagatagatagatagataggtagatagataggtagatagatagatagatagatagatagatgaaagatagatagatagatagatagatagatagatagatagatagatagatagatagataggtagatagatagatagatagatagatagatagatagatagatagatagatagatagatagatagatagatagatagatagatagatagatagatagatagatagatagatagatagatagatgaaagatagatagatagatagatagatagatagatagatagatagaatagtcTAGCCCTTCGACAAGTCAATGGTCTTGTCGAAAGCCTAGTCCATAAACTACTCAACAGTTTAGTCAAAAGAATAGTCAATAGCCCACTCATTACtacataaactagtcaatacacTAATCAGTAGACTAGTTACAACACTAGTAtattagttaatagactagtctacagactagactaaagactaaagcATTGACTGGTCAGTAATTTCATAAAGTCCTATTAAAATACCCTTTTTGATTTGCCTCTATTTGCAGAATCATTTACCATTCCCTACAGCCACGCAAAGTAATAATATTCGAAGATCTCTGTGAGATCGGTTACGATACATTGCGTACACGTTATCTTACCGAAAAAGAACTGCGCATGATCTTTCGTAAAGTAGCTAAATTGCATGCTGTCACTTTTATGTTGGGCCAAAGTGAGACGGATCATACCTATGTTACCAAATACGATGAGGGTATATTTTGTAATTCGGCAATCATGGAAATGGATTTAATATCGGGtggtatatttaaatttatcgaaatgCTGGCACAACACGACAAACTCAAAGTGTATTTGGAGAAAGTAAAGGCCATGCAACCGGAAATGAATGAAAGATGTAAAGCTCTCTATAATGCCTATAAATTGAATTCGAACCAAAAAGAGATCTTTGTCTTAAATCATGGtgattttcatatgaaaaatcttatgtttaaatttaacagcGAACAGCAAGCGGATGATTTGATAATGGTCGATTATCAAATTTGTTGTTATGCCCCTGTGACAATTGATTTGATTTATTCGCAATATATGATGATGTGTCCGGAATATCGTTTGCGCAGAAATGAATTTATGCAATATTATTTTGGAGAATTTATACGAGtgcttaagaaaattaattacgAAGGTGAATTGCCAAAGTATTCGGATTTTCAAATTGCCAATCTTCGTTATAGACATTTTGGTGGGTATTATGTTTATTGATTTTCGatctctatttttttttaattatttaattgattcCTTTAGCTTTATTTTTACTGTCGACTTTTTTGCCTTTAAATCATGTCGTGCAATCTGCCACTGAGGATGAATTAAAAGAAATGAATATTTcggaatatattgaaaatactgATACGATTGCTTCCACCTATGATCATCCGGGTTATATTAAGGAATTACATCAACTTTTACCTAGTTTATTGATTGAAGGTTATTtagattgaaattttttttaattcgaaatGCAATTaatgttgtaaaaatttcaataaatagtaAAGAGATCATGTAGCATAAAtccttttctttagattttactTGGGACTcagaatgtttaattttatttttgtttgaagaatttttcaacagttgtcttggatttttgctTACTTATATCCCCCGCAGTAATGGACCcattttgttggttttaaataggtaacttctcgaaagcattaTGTAAAATATCTGGATTCTTTTGAATATTGATTTAAAAGTTTCacatttaaaatcagcaaaatgggTTTAAAGCTGtcggagatataagcaaaaaccCCAGACGAACTCGAAAGATATCTGGGGAATCTTCTGAATATTGAtttaaaagtttcccaaaatgGGTTTATAACTgacggagatataagcaaaaaccCATGACAACCTTTCAGAGTTTTATGAAAACTGAACCTGAAGTAAATAAGAAGCTACGTATATACCcccatattttatattaacagaTGTAGGGTTAAAGAGGGTTTAACCGACtgtattctctttttttgtaaacaaataataacgtcataataattattataatatattcaaGCATTAAATACACTTCCgatacaataaacaaaaaagctcacaaaaagtaaatatagcttttatttaaaacacaaagAGAGCTTTTATTctgttaattaataaaacaactaaTGATAGAGAACATAGAAGAGAAATTATGCTATCAAAAGCATGAAACTTCTATCGTAGTAAAACGattagaaaagtatagtcggtcatGTCTGACAATATGATAAGGTTCGGTTGTCCCTTCTTGGGACGTATATTTCAAACTCAGTCTATCGGCAAACATCTGGCCAAGTGAATAATAACCAACCTACTCTAGAAGTAACAATACAcgcacatatgtacatacacacatatctTCAATTTAAAAAGCCTTTTATGCTAAAGCTTTTTCAAAGTTTCAGATCAATAACACAAAATAAGAATTTGTAGAAACATAATTTTGTCAGTCGGACGTTGAGTTCCCTTAATACCGGTGTACGAAACGCATATCAAGAATAActtgttaattaataaaaaaaagaaaattaaccaATAAACTCCATTTTGTAATGAGTATCTATAATGAAGATGAATTGGTGGCTCCAGAATGGATTAATAAAGATTTCTTGGAGGATGTtctacaacaatataaaaatgataaaactttaaaagcaagttaataaatttcataaaaaaaatatataccaatAACCACATTcccaaattatttatttagatcaTAGACTTTAACATAAGTCCCGCCTGTGTGAAAGGTGATCATTATGCTAGCGTTATGTTTAGATGTAAACTTAACTATGCTGAGGATCAGTGTAGtgaaaacaaacagaaaacttttataattaaaactttgcCCATGGAAGAGGGTATGAAACGTGAAATGTTGATGACAGCAAAATTATTTGAGACTGAAATTGAAATGT
This genomic window contains:
- the LOC111676913 gene encoding uncharacterized protein LOC111676913 → MSIYNKDELVPPSWIDQVFFEKVLKQYENNNDIRITNIAISPASMKGDHYASIMFRCKVTYCRDNSGNVKEKSLILKTLPIEDGPKRDMLKESNLFETEINMYTEALPKIEKILADCGEPTKLAAEIIYYSLKPHKVIIFEDLCEHGYDALRNRYLEEDEIKMIYRKIAKLHGVSYMLGRTAEHECVTKYEEGIFCNSTIMAMDIMSRGIKNFIDLLRQHKEFEIYLEKINEMEPEINQNCKDLYNAYKLKKNPNDIFVLNHGDFHMKNLMFKFNDKKQIEDVIMVDYQISCYAPSNIDLTYSQYMLLSPELRLRRNEIMHYYFEEFLSVLKKIKFQGTLPRYSDFQISSLKYRHFSVYLLVTIFPYVRAILVQSPDQLKDVETAQFVENPEMAATVYQDPEFIDELRRLLPRLLIDGYLD
- the LOC111676915 gene encoding uncharacterized protein LOC111676915 codes for the protein MFRCQLSYSIANCSESKQRSLVLKTLPDSGTKADFLQQSKVFETEISMYTESLPKIEKILAECGEPTKLAAEIIYHSLQPRKVIIFEDLCEIGYDTLRTRYLTEKELRMIFRKVAKLHAVTFMLGQSETDHTYVTKYDEGIFCNSAIMEMDLISGGIFKFIEMLAQHDKLKVYLEKVKAMQPEMNERCKALYNAYKLNSNQKEIFVLNHGDFHMKNLMFKFNSEQQADDLIMVDYQICCYAPVTIDLIYSQYMMMCPEYRLRRNEFMQYYFGEFIRVLKKINYEGELPKYSDFQIANLRYRHFALFLLSTFLPLNHVVQSATEDELKEMNISEYIENTDTIASTYDHPGYIKELHQLLPSLLIEGYLD